The Kribbella sp. HUAS MG21 genome includes the window GCGGCCGTCGTGGGCGCGCTCGTGACTGGTGTCCCGGTCGGCATCGTGGCGGGTTGGTGGAGCGCCAGATGGCGACAGCGGATGAAGGACGCTGAGGGCGGTCTGCCGCCCGACAAGGTCCGCCTGGCTCACCGTGCCGCGATGGGCGGCGATGTGCCTGAGGATGAGGAGATCCGATCGGCTGCGCTACGCATCGCATCCGGCTACCTGGCGGACTACACCAGCCGGGCGCGGAGGCTATCCATCATCGTCATGGCGGCGCTGCTGATCGGCAGCATCGCTGCGGCAGTCAGCGAATCCCTTTGGGCACTATGGGGCGCGCTGGTTCCCGCCCTCCTGCTGTACATGCACTGGTACTGGCCACGACGTCTCCGCCGCCGCATCCAGGCACTCGGCCCAGGTCCAACCGAGACGACTCGATAGGCCTGCCCGCATCTCCGTCCTCCGTCGAGGCATGTGCGACAGTCGTCCGCCAGGTGATCTGCGACAGTGCGAAGCGCGGATCGCCGCACAGTCCGTAAACTTCCGGCTCCAGTCGGGCCGCGGCATCATTGGCGCGACGAGCGATCCTTGCAGGAGGCGATGACGTGGATCGGCTTGGTCAATTTTTCGAGCTGTGGTTCGGTCAGCAGAGCAGTGAGGACGACGACCCGGCGAGCACAGTCGGTCGACTTCTCAGGTTCAACCGCCCAGCGCCGATGGGCACGTTTGATGGTGCCGTCGAGGTACTGATCATCGAGAACCAGGGCGTATGGCTCTGGGGCAAGGACGCCGATGATCGTTACGTCGAGCGGGAGAATGAACCAGGCGCGCCTTGGCGCGAGACTGGCGAAAGCACCGAGGAGTTCTGGCTCCACCACGCGGCTTTCGACGCCGTTTCCAACCTTCCCGCGAGTCGCAGCGCGCAATGGTTCGACGCCGCGACTGTCCGGAGCATCGAGAGCGGAACAACACCGCTGCCGTGTAAGTCGTGGTCATGGCCAGGCACGGGCCACACGTTGTTCTACCGCGGAGCCTCCGTGGTCATGATCTGTGGCGATGGGACCGACTTCTGGGTCGTCGCCTCTGCTCCCACCGAGTCCGACCTTAGCTGGCTCGACGACTTCGACCTGATCTGGGACGAGTCGGATTCGCGCCGTGATGGCGCATGACGGTTGCCGCACTGGCGCAGTAAGACACCCCGCTCCTCGGCATGTGGGTGGCCGGCGTCCCAGGTAATCGCCAGGCTTCTAGCCCTCGCACATCAGCTGGCGGACATGTGTCGCGGATCTGTTGGGGGATCACTGCCTGCCCGCATCTCTGTCGTGTGCCACGTGATGCCTGACGATTCTGTGCCAGCTGATGGTTGACACGTCGCCTAGGAAACTTTGGAACCGTCCGTGGCCGGCTCTTGGGCAAGCGTAGGCCGTGCGGATGGAGCTAGGGAGCGGTGAAGAGGCCGGTCTCGTTCTCGGGGTCGAAAGCACGGACGTTGAGTCGGTCGAGAAGTTGTGCGATGAACTGGTCGGCGGCGGCTTGGTTTGCGGCGCGGACGTGCAGGGCGAAGGACTGGAGTTGTGGCTCGTGGGAGACGTTGACCTCGATGTCGACGCCCGGGATCTCGACCCGTCCCCAGGTCGGGTCGGTGAAATCTGCGGAGGGGACGAGTTCCCGGACGGCAGCCACGACCTCGGCGTGCCCGAACGGCAGCGGGGCCGGGCGCCACGAATCGGGGATTTCCGTGACGCTGCGGATGCCTGGCGGGATGTCTTGGATGAAGATGTCGCGGCTCACATCGACGATGATGCCAAGCCGGCGGCTGAGATCACGCCCCGGTTAGTCGGCGAGTTTCTCGACCCCTGACGCGGTCTGGAGCCGGTCTGCCTTGATGTTACGGATCGGCAGGGTGTGGTGCGCCGGACCACACGGGTTTCCTCGTCGTCGAGCTCGATCGCCAGTGGTCTCAGAGACCCAGATGGTCAGGGTCTGATGCTTGTGGGCGCGGCCGAGGGAGCCGCAGACCATGATGACGCCGGAGTTGGAGGCGCGGCGCTGCACCCGGACCGGTTCGACCGACGGACGCGGGGGTGGTCCCGCGGATCGGCTGCCGCGCAGCGGTCACAGGTCTCGAGCGGGGACGAAGATATTGGCTTTCGCCACGTAACCCGGGGTCTGCTCGATGATCTCGTCAGGCTCCAGGAACGGGTGTTCGGGGAGCCATGGAGTGGGGAGTGGGTCGACGTTCGTCCACTCGGGTGGAGCTTCGCCGGCTGTCTCGAACTCGCGTGCTGTCAGAACGGCGAGTAGTACATCGAATCCTGCGTGGCCCGTCGTGCCGGGCGCTGCCTCCCATGCGGCTTCGGAACCGTCGTGGCGTTGGAGAAGCAGGCGTAGGTGGTCGCGGCCCTGTAGCAGCATCCGCCATGCCCAATCCTCGTCGCCGGCCTCGCGAACGGCCGTTGCCGTGGCTGGGGCAGTCATGATCCTGCGCTCACGCGCCGCGCGCAGGGCGCGGGCGATCCGTCCAGCGCGTAGGAAGAACTGCGCTGTCGGCTTGGTCTTGCCGGAACGGTACGTGGAGAAGCGAGAAGGTGAGGTGCCGAGGGCTATTGCGAAGGCAGCCTGAGACAGCCCGCTCTCGGCGACGGCGCGGGTGAGCTGCTCACTGACCGTCTGGGTATCCCTGTCCATCCCGGCACTCCTGACTCGTTATCTAATCAGATAATAGCCCCGGAAGCGGTGCTTACGCCTGAATCGGGCCGTGCGGGTGGAGGCGTTTGTCCAGCCAACGGGGCCACTGCGGCCAGCGGCTGTCCCAATCCTCTTTCCACGACCGGTTGGCGAAGGCGACAGGGGCCAGTTCTATGCCTCGCTGCCCGATCGATTCGCCGTGATCGCGCAGAAGTTCCCGCAGCTTCGGCAGATCCGTCTGTTCCGTCAACTCCAGGACGACGAGCCCCTTCTCGGTGCGCATCCTGATCACCCGGCCAGTGTCTGTCAGGGCGGCGGTGTACTCGTTGTCGTCGACATCGATCGCTTCCATCCAGTCTTCGGCTGTGTCGAGTGACGGGAACAGGCAGACGTCCGTGTCGTCGAAGAGGAACACGACCCGCGGGGTGTCGTCGGTCACCTCCGCATCATCGCAATGCGCGTTGTGTGAGTGCCACCGAGAAACCGCCTGCTCCCGGCTGGTTCGGCAGGCACCACGACTGAACGGCACAGCTCGTCCGATAGGCCGGCGTAGACGGGTGGGGCTCATTCGGGGCAGATGGCCGTAGCACGCGGTGGTTGGCTACCGGTAGTGCGCTGGTTGTTAGTTCTTACTTGGCCGGTAGTACGCCGCCTGTCAGCTCTTGCTCGTTCCCGGACTTGAGTGAGTGGGGGTCCCGGGCGGGGGACCCCCACTCGGTTCAGGGGGTTGCGGCTTCGAGGGCGTCGGTGAGGCCTTCGCCGTAGAAGGAGTTTTCGGCGGTGGTGCCGGTGCAGCGGGGGTCGGGGGTGGTGGTGGGGCAGGGGGTGTCGTCGGCCTGCTGTTGGAGGGCGGTTTCGATGTCGGTCGGCGACCACGAAGGGTGGGTGGACTTCATCAAGGCCGCGACGCCGGCGACGTGAGGTGAGGCCATCGACGTGCCGCTCGAGAGGCCGTAGCGGCCGCCGGGAAGCGTGGAGAGGATCGAGCTGCCGGGGGCGGCGACGTCGATCTTGTCGAGGCCGAAGTTGGAGAAGCTGCTCCGGGCGCCGGTGCGCGTCGTGCTCGCGACCGTGATGACGCCGGGGAGTTCCGTCGGCATGTCGAGGCAGTCGTTGTTGATCGTGCGCGTGACCGGTGTCGTGTCGTTCGGGCTGTTGCGGTCGACCGTCTTGTTGGCCAGGTCGTAGTTCGCGTTGCCGGCCGCCGCCACCGAGAGTGTGCCGCGGTCCGTCGCCCAGTCGTACGCCCGGCGTACTGCCTCCTGGACCGCGCCCTGGTCGCCGTTGTCGTTGCACCAGAACTCGTACGGGTCGATGAAGTAGCTGTGGTTCGTCACGTCCATGTTGTGCTCGGCGGCCCACACGATCCCGCAGATCGAGTACTCCGGGTAGATGAAGCCCGCGTCGTTCACCACCTTCACCGACGCGATCCGGACGCCGGGCGCGACGCCGACGATGCCGACGCCGTTGCGGGCCGCGGCGACCGTGCCGGCCACGTGGGTGCCGTGCGAACTGGTCGTCGGCCGCCACGCGCCCGGGGTCTTGTCCGGTACGCCGTTACGCACGCAGCTGACGGAGTTCGCCGCGTCGAAGTTCGGGGCGAGGTCCGGGTGCGTGTCGTCGACGCCGCTGTCGTTGATGCCGACCAGCACCGATCGGGAGCCGTCGGTCACCGCGTGCGCCTGGTCGGCCTTGATCTGAACCATGTCCCACTGCTCGCCCTCGCGCGGGTCCGGCGCCGGCGCCGCGGCGTACCCGTTCAGCCCGCCCACGCCCTCGCTGACCGCGGCCGTCCGAGTCGCGCCGACCGACTGCACCTCGCGTCCGTTGTGCGTCGCGCGGATGTCGGTCCGGAAATCGGGGTTCGTCGACTGCGCGACCACAACCCCGAGCTGCCGATAGGAAACCAGCACGGTGCCGCCGGCGTCCTTGACCGCCTGCTCGGTCTTCCGGACGTGCCCCGGGGTGGCTTTCGTGTTGACGACGTAGTTCATGAGCGGGCCGTCGGCGGCGTTCGCCGTGGTGGCGGTGCCGAGCGAGAGACAGACCAGGGCGGCGGCGGAGAGGCCGGCCGCCAGCCGGCGCGGACGGGAAGTTCGGGACACGAGGCCTCCTCAGGGCGGGGTCCGAGCGGACGGGCCCGGGCCGGTAACCCCGGACTCTAGGCCTGATTCCGGAAAGACGGAGTTCTTCATCCACAACGCAGGGGAAACCCTGCACGCAGCCACCCGATCACGCTCAGTTGCCCACATCCTGTGGATTCACCTGTGGATAACTCGTGGACAAGCTGGGGAATAACCACAAGCGTCGGTGGATTGCCTGTGGGTGTAAGATAGATACAACAGAGATACGAGACGTATGGGTGGGAGTGCAGTGACAGGCGGGGACGCGGCGGACGACGCGTTGACGGTGGGCGAGGAAACCGCGGAGATCGCGCGGGTCGTGGTCGAGGCGGCGCCGGGGGTGGACAAGATCCCCGCGGCCGAGCGGGTCTACGCCTACGTGAAGACGGCGATCCTCGACCGCACGTACCCGGGCGGCGAGCTGCTCACCGAGGGTGAGCTGGCGACGGCGGTCGGCGTCTCCCGTACGCCGGTCCGCGAGGCGCTGCTGCGCCTGGAGGAGTCCGGTCTCGTCAAGCTCTACCCGAAGAAGGGCGCCCTCGTCCTCCCGGTGCTGCCGCAGGAGATCGACGACGTCCTCGAGGCCCGCGAGCTGATCGAGACGCACGCCGCCGCCAAGGTCTGGCCGCGCCGCAAGCAGCTGATCGAGACCCTGACGCAGCGCGTCGACGAGATGCGCGCGCACCGCAAGCAGAACAATGCGAAGAGCTTCCTGGAGGCCGACCGAGCCTTCCACGAAGCCATTGTCGATGCCGCGGGCAACCAGATCCTGGCGAAGCTCTACAACAGCCTCCGCGATCGCCAGGTCCGGATGGGCGTGCCCGGTATCGAGATGCAGCCGGCCCGGATGGACAAGTCGATCGCCGCCCACCAGGAGCTGATCGGCGCGCTCAGCGGCAACAGCGTCAAGCGCTTCCGCGAGCTCGTCGTCGCACACATCGCCGAAGCCGCGACGGATCTGCGGAGCACCCGGTGACCGAACTCCTCTTCCCCCTGGGCGGACGGCGTGCCTGGGCGGTGTGGGCCACTGCTGTCCTGACGTACCTCGTCACCGTGCTGCACCGCGGCTCGATGAGCGTGGCCGGCCTGCAAGCCGCCGAGCGCTTCGACATCTCCGCGTCCGCGCTCGCCAGCTTCACCGTTGTCCAGCTCACGGTGTACGCCGCCATGCAGGTCCCGGTCGGCGTACTGCTCGACCGCTACGGCTCCAAGCGCCTGCTGATCGCTGCGTCAGCCCTGCTCTTCGTAGCGCAGTCCGCGTTCAGCATGGTCGACTCGTACCCCGCAGCGCTCGCCGCCCGCGCAGTACTGGGTGTCGGCGACGCACTGGTGTTCATCAGCGTGCTGCGCGTGGTCATGTCCTGGTTCCCCGCGCTGCGGCAGCCGGTGATGTCCCAGGCGACCGGGATGCTCGGCGGTCTCGGCGCGATCATGTCGACCGTGCCGATGGCGGCGGCCTTCCACGCCTTCGGCTGGACCCCGACCTTCGCCGCAGCGAGCGTGCTGAGCGTCCTGACCGGTCTGCTCGTCCTGTTCCTCGTCAAGGACACGCCGTACGACGAACCGCTCCGCCGCGCCAAGCAGCCGCTCAGCGAGGTGAGGAACAACCTGCGCCGCGCCTGGCGGGAGCCGGGCACCCGCCTCGGCCTGTGGACGCATTTCACCACCAGCTTCTCCGGCAGCACGTTCGGTCTGCTCTGGGGCTACCCGTTCCTCGTCCAAGGACAGGGTGTGGCTCCGACGACCGCGGCGGCGATGCTGATCATCCCCGTGCTGGCAGGTCTCCTCTACGGACCTCTGGTCGGGCGGTACGCCGCCAGGTTCCCGTTCTACCGGTCCTGGATCGTGCTGGCGGTGATCGCGGGCTCGGTCGTGATGTGGACCGTCGTACTGCTCTGGCCGGGCCGTGCGCCGATGCCGGTGCTGCTGGCGCTGATCGTCGTCCAGGCCGCCGGCGGTCCGGGGTCGATGCTCGGGCTGGACTACGCGCGGACGTTCAACCCGGCGACCCGGTTCGGCGCGGCGAACGGGATGGTCAACACCGGCGGGTTCATCGCCACGCTGCTCAGCATCGGCATGATCGGCGTCCTGCTGGACGCGTCGTCGGGCGGTGCGCCGCAGGGGATCGACGACTTCAAGTTCGCGCTGGCGTTCCAGTACGTGCTGTGGGCGATCGGCACCCGGCAGATCCTCAAGTACCGGCGGAAGGCGCGCGGGCACCTGGCGCGCTACAACCCGGAGGCGTACCAGGCGCTGCTCGCCAACCGGATCATGCCGCTGAAGGGCTGAGACAGCGGCCTGCCAGCGCAGTGCCAGGGCGGTGCCAGAGCAAGCAGCGACGGTATTCCCAGTAGGTAAGCCACTGGGAGGAACCGATGACCACAACGAACCGGGTCGCCATCGAGGCGGTCGGCTTGGTCAAGAAATATGGCAGTACGACCGCGCTCGCCGGCGTCGACCTGAGCGTGCCGACCGGCACCGTTCTCGGGGTCCTCGGCCCGAACGGCGCCGGCAAGACGACCGCGGTCCGCATTCTCGGCACGCTGCTCCGCCCCGACGGCGGCCACGCCACGGTCGGCGGGTACGACGTCGTCCGCGACGCCGCCAAGGTCCGCGGCATCATCGGGCTGACCGGGCAGTACGCGTCCGTCGACGAGGACATGTCCGGCCGCCGGAACCTGATCATGATCGGCCGGCTGCTCGGGTACTCGCGCCCGCGGGCCCGCGCCAAGGCGGACGAGCTGCTCGAGCGGTTCGAGCTGACCGAAGCCGGGGACCGGATCGCGAAAACGTACTCCGGCGGTATGCGCCGACGGCTCGACCTGGCCGCGAGCCTGGTCGGCGATCCGAGCATCCTGTACCTCGACGAGCCCACGACCGGTCTCGACCCGCACGCTCGCAACGGCGTCTGGGAGACGGTCCGCAACCTGGTGCTCGACGGCACCACCGTGCTGCTCACCACGCAGTACCTCGAAGAGGCAGACGCGCTGGCCGACTCGATCGTGGTGTTCGACAAGGGCACCGTGGTCGCGAACGGGCGCCCGGCCGAGCTGAAGGCGCAGGCCGGCAAGCAGTCGCTGGACGTCCGGCCCGCCGAGCCGTCGCACATCGAGCGGGTCGCGGCGATCGTCGCGGAATCGGTCGGCGCCCGGCCGACCGTCGACGTGGTGAACGCGCTGGTCAGCGTGCCGGTGACGGACGGCTCGTCGATGCCGGTCGTCGTACGGCGGCTGGACGAGGCGGGGATCGCGGTGACCG containing:
- a CDS encoding helix-turn-helix transcriptional regulator, with the translated sequence MDRDTQTVSEQLTRAVAESGLSQAAFAIALGTSPSRFSTYRSGKTKPTAQFFLRAGRIARALRAARERRIMTAPATATAVREAGDEDWAWRMLLQGRDHLRLLLQRHDGSEAAWEAAPGTTGHAGFDVLLAVLTAREFETAGEAPPEWTNVDPLPTPWLPEHPFLEPDEIIEQTPGYVAKANIFVPARDL
- a CDS encoding S8 family serine peptidase, with the protein product MSRTSRPRRLAAGLSAAALVCLSLGTATTANAADGPLMNYVVNTKATPGHVRKTEQAVKDAGGTVLVSYRQLGVVVAQSTNPDFRTDIRATHNGREVQSVGATRTAAVSEGVGGLNGYAAAPAPDPREGEQWDMVQIKADQAHAVTDGSRSVLVGINDSGVDDTHPDLAPNFDAANSVSCVRNGVPDKTPGAWRPTTSSHGTHVAGTVAAARNGVGIVGVAPGVRIASVKVVNDAGFIYPEYSICGIVWAAEHNMDVTNHSYFIDPYEFWCNDNGDQGAVQEAVRRAYDWATDRGTLSVAAAGNANYDLANKTVDRNSPNDTTPVTRTINNDCLDMPTELPGVITVASTTRTGARSSFSNFGLDKIDVAAPGSSILSTLPGGRYGLSSGTSMASPHVAGVAALMKSTHPSWSPTDIETALQQQADDTPCPTTTPDPRCTGTTAENSFYGEGLTDALEAATP
- a CDS encoding GntR family transcriptional regulator → MTGGDAADDALTVGEETAEIARVVVEAAPGVDKIPAAERVYAYVKTAILDRTYPGGELLTEGELATAVGVSRTPVREALLRLEESGLVKLYPKKGALVLPVLPQEIDDVLEARELIETHAAAKVWPRRKQLIETLTQRVDEMRAHRKQNNAKSFLEADRAFHEAIVDAAGNQILAKLYNSLRDRQVRMGVPGIEMQPARMDKSIAAHQELIGALSGNSVKRFRELVVAHIAEAATDLRSTR
- a CDS encoding MFS transporter, which encodes MTELLFPLGGRRAWAVWATAVLTYLVTVLHRGSMSVAGLQAAERFDISASALASFTVVQLTVYAAMQVPVGVLLDRYGSKRLLIAASALLFVAQSAFSMVDSYPAALAARAVLGVGDALVFISVLRVVMSWFPALRQPVMSQATGMLGGLGAIMSTVPMAAAFHAFGWTPTFAAASVLSVLTGLLVLFLVKDTPYDEPLRRAKQPLSEVRNNLRRAWREPGTRLGLWTHFTTSFSGSTFGLLWGYPFLVQGQGVAPTTAAAMLIIPVLAGLLYGPLVGRYAARFPFYRSWIVLAVIAGSVVMWTVVLLWPGRAPMPVLLALIVVQAAGGPGSMLGLDYARTFNPATRFGAANGMVNTGGFIATLLSIGMIGVLLDASSGGAPQGIDDFKFALAFQYVLWAIGTRQILKYRRKARGHLARYNPEAYQALLANRIMPLKG
- a CDS encoding ATP-binding cassette domain-containing protein, with product MTTTNRVAIEAVGLVKKYGSTTALAGVDLSVPTGTVLGVLGPNGAGKTTAVRILGTLLRPDGGHATVGGYDVVRDAAKVRGIIGLTGQYASVDEDMSGRRNLIMIGRLLGYSRPRARAKADELLERFELTEAGDRIAKTYSGGMRRRLDLAASLVGDPSILYLDEPTTGLDPHARNGVWETVRNLVLDGTTVLLTTQYLEEADALADSIVVFDKGTVVANGRPAELKAQAGKQSLDVRPAEPSHIERVAAIVAESVGARPTVDVVNALVSVPVTDGSSMPVVVRRLDEAGIAVTELSLRLPSLDEVFLALTGHTAEEPKILEGAGR